Proteins found in one Sorghum bicolor cultivar BTx623 chromosome 1, Sorghum_bicolor_NCBIv3, whole genome shotgun sequence genomic segment:
- the LOC8083820 gene encoding protein O-linked-mannose beta-1,4-N-acetylglucosaminyltransferase 2 has product MKQGRRGSKKHGSGAAALWLLLPLLVLIVLKTNLLPQFARYSMVGSPPSAASTSTHGVTSNVDATKALAAPPIISSKLTCNFSNHQSNTCSMEGDLRIHGKSATVYVVSASTYRPENATIKLRPYARKWEDQVMLLVREVTMRSSPPAGSAAADDPPPPPQCSVRHDVPAVVFSTGGYNRNFFHVMTDVIIPLYLTAREYNGHVQLLATDYEPKWIAKYKAILAALSSYPVIDLDSEPEDTVRCFPSAHVGLESHKELGIVPGLSHKGYTMVSFRDFIRSAYSLQRPRVSAGRKKPRLVMILRRNSRQLKNEDDAIAAAANVGFEVVAAGPDDVSDLERFPGVVNSCDVLMGVHGAGLANMLFLPHNATVVQIIPWGELKWACRHSYGDPVPDMGLRYLEYEATAEETSLKDSYPRDHAVFTDPLSIHRQGFDKMWNIFINGQHVIVDIDRFTGFMKQLYQSITTE; this is encoded by the exons ATGAAGCAAGGAAGGCGCGGGAgtaagaagcatgggagcggagcggcggcgctgtggCTGCTGCTGCCTCTTCTAGTTTTGATAGTGCTCAAGACAAATCTCCTGCCACAGTTTGCACGCT ATTCCATGGTCGGGTCACCACCTTCTGCGGCATCAACATCCACACACGGGGTGACCAGCAACGTCGATGCGACGAAAG CTCTGGCAGCACCGCCAATAATAAGCAGCAAGTTGACCTGCAACTTCAGCAATCATCAGTCCAACACCTGCAGCATGGAAGGCGACTTGCGCATCCATGGCAAATCCGCCACTGTGTACGTCGTCTCGGCGTCCACCTACCGTCCGGAAAATGCGACCATCAAGCTCCGCCCGTATGCACGAAAGTGGGAGGACCAGGTGATGCTGCTGGTTCGTGAGGTCACCATGCGGTCTAGTCCGCCTGCAGGCAGTGCCGCCGCCGAcgacccaccaccaccaccgcagtGCTCGGTTCGGCACGACGTGCCGGCAGTGGTTTTCTCTACCGGCGGCTACAACAGGAACTTCTTCCACGTGATGACCGACGTGATCATCCCACTCTACCTGACGGCCCGAGAGTACAATGGCCACGTCCAGCTGCTTGCCACCGACTACGAGCCCAAGTGGATCGCCAAGTACAAGGCCATCCTCGCCGCACTGTCAAGCTACCCAGTCATAGACTTGGACTCTGAGCCTGAGGACACCGTGCGCTGCTTCCCGTCGGCTCATGTCGGGCTGGAGAGTCACAAGGAGCTGGGCATCGTCCCGGGTCTCTCCCACAAGGGCTACACAATGGTGAGCTTCCGGGACTTCATCCGCTCCGCCTACTCGCTGCAGCGGCCACGGGTGAGCGCCGGGCGGAAGAAGCCTCGGCTCGTCATGATCCTGCGCCGCAACTCGAGGCAGCTCAAGAATGAAGACGACGCCATCGCCGCCGCGGCCAATGTCGGCTTCGAGGTGGTAGCTGCGGGACCAGACGACGTCAGTGACCTGGAGCGGTTCCCCGGGGTGGTCAACTCCTGCGACGTGCTCATGGGCGTGCACGGTGCTGGGCTGGCCAACATGCTGTTCCTGCCTCACAACGCCACGGTGGTGCAGATCATCCCGTGGGGCGAGCTCAAGTGGGCGTGCCGGCATTCGTACGGAGACCCCGTGCCAGACATGGGACTCCGTTATCTCGAGTACGAGGCCACAGCGGAGGAGACCTCGTTGAAGGACAGCTACCCCCGCGACCACGCCGTGTTTACCGACCCGCTCTCAATACATCGCCAGGGATTTGACAAGATGTGGAACATCTTCATCAACGGACAGCACGTCATCGTAGACATCGACCGATTCACAGGGTTCATGAAGCAACTGTACCAGTCCATCACGACGGAGTAG